A segment of the Solanum lycopersicum chromosome 9, SLM_r2.1 genome:
TATTTATAACTAAAAACTGTGGAGAAATTTTTCCCCATGCAGATTTTGTCGTACAAAATACTGAGCAAGTTATTTTAGTTGGTTAATACTGACCACTCATCTTCTTTTCTAGTTTCCACTATTTGGAAATATCAAATGAAACACAGTGAAGCTTGATCTCGGAATTCAAATCTTGATAATGCCCACTCCCAACTGGGAGTCTGGGAAGGACTTAAGCCTCAAAAAAGTAATCTGCTTCCCTACTAGAGTTCAGGAGTTAAAGCAATTTGCACTAGATTCCAAAAAACCTTTTCTCACAGAACGTCCTGTCAAGTCACAATTTCTCAATGGAGAGTATTTTACATCCATGATGTTATGATTTTTGTTGTCCaatcacttgacatttatagtGCCATAACAGAACAGATGGTCCTACATTCTACGAGCTGAAAGTTGAAAGACAGAAAATTCCATAAGATTCCTCTGAAATATATAGTCAAACAATTGAATTTCACAGCCATGATCAACCTCAAACTGTCAAATCAACAATTACGGGTCAGATATAATAAAAACTTTATGTCTCAGAATATTGTACAAAAGActtgaacaagcacaaaattAGTAATAGTTTATACAACATGGAAAATGAGGTAATTAATTATCGAAAGCAGAGAATTAGAGAACAACTCAGAAGTTCCATGGCATCGCATCACAAAAATCAGAGATGAAAAGATCCTCAATTATCAAAAGTTCAGTTTTTTACATCAACAATGCAGAGATTACACGGCATAtaagtaacaaaaaataaaattctttaacTAATTAAGGTACATTACTGTAATGCAAATCTACTTCAATTAATTAAGCAAAAAAGGTAATGTATGTACTGAatgattatataaaaaaagaagaaaactaaCCCCGGAAAGCGTCTTTTTGTTGTGGCATGCATTAACTGCCTTATCCGCTTCTTCTCTAGATGGACAGATCACAAAACAACAGCCTGAAAACAGCAAAATTAGGGTTTGAAGACTGTAATCACGCATCTAGAGAGTACAAATCTCAAAGTAAACGTAATTTAAAACATATTGCTGCAATTGCACATTTGTCGATCCAGAAATCAGGCGGAGAAGTAGTGATAGAGGAAGTGAGTGACATAAATTTGAGAACCTCGAGAAGCACGCGTAGTTTTGTCTTTGATGATGTTGACTTCATCAACAATAGCAAACTCTTGAAACATTTCGACAAGTTGTGATTCCGTCATGTGCTTCGGTACTTGACCTACAAACAACTTCACGCTCTCTTCGCTCTGCTGCTCCTCCTCCTGCCTCTCCTCCTCCCTCTGCAACTCCGCCATTACTGCAACAACAACCCACACACTCTCTCTCACTCACAAACacactttctctctctaaaagtCTTCGACAACTCTGTCGATCTCTTCAATTTTTCtgtatattttcttcttcttctgcgcCGGGTCTTCGCTGATTTCGGAAAATTAGGGGATTTTTAGATGGCAAAGTTGGATCTTCACcatttttaaattcatattatctAATCCCTTACAATACCCTTCGTTCTCTACTTTATTACAACATTACCACTAACCCTTcttcaatattatcataaatttcgAAATGGCAAAACGGGATCTTCaccatttttaaattaatatttttttgaagtcGTTAATACCCTTTCTATAACTAGTTTATTACAACAATGCCACTGTAGTATTTTTCTGCTACTTGGCATTGATCATTTGACAGATCCGACACGTCGGCCGATGATTGTTTGTCATGAATTCGAATATTTTTTCGTCtttttttatgtgatattttataattcgatattaaaatataactttatcaaaaattaatGGGCTAAAATAATCGTGTCTAAGGATATgaagaataaaaatttaaaattaaattattattagttataataagacgatatttattttttgaaacggattaaaaaagaaatgaattgTGTAGTAATGAAGATGTGAAACAGCTTGCACTCGAATTTACGTTATTACccttgttttaaaaaaatgtcagCTGTTTGGTCCCACATTTCCAGTTGTTTTTTCACATAATATATGGGCCTACATTAACTATTATAAATTGCTGTATATggtgaaaaattaattattgttttttataatgttttatttttatatttagtaaaaagaaatattggtcttaattactataataatttttagttgatctaaaagagaataatatatatttttatttgataaatatttaatgatattattaatattttacttgTATTGGTTTCTATCTATTTGgcaaataatatcaataaaaatgtatttttctgtttaaaaatttatttattttaaaaaagtgtctcaaaaaaaataattaattttaaactgaattctcatatacatattaattttaaacgtttttttattagaaatgtAATTGTGTTAAAGACAAATATCAGAAATTTTCACCTGAAATTTGATATTACATTTGCCAAAGTAAATATACGACATTCATCAGATGTCGAGAGTATATGCAACCATTTGTTAAACAACTAAGATGTATATGCATTGCCTTTTTAACGAAGAATATAATTGTCAAAACTCAAAACTAACACTTGACATTgctaaaaaaaacactaaattgACAGCTTTGGCAAGAAAATGTGCAGACTGGAATTATGGATAAGGGCATATATCCTGTCACCACTTCATCTTGGCCCCTCCAAATGCTAATAATGTTCCATTACTCTCATAAGACTTTTGCTTACATATTCCTCAACAACTCTTTTCAATGAAAAACACAAACAAGTTATAAGGCACTCTTTACTCCTTTATGATCTTTTTAGCCTTGtctaatactaaaataaaatgatatacaGTAGACAACAAACAGCACCATCATCAATAGATGTAAGAATAAATTCATTCATAAATTTACTGTAAAATTTGTAAGGAGATGTTTTGATATGATACATCTTGACTCTTCAGGTAAAATTAAGAAGTGGAAGGGAAAACGTTCCGTTCCTTCCACTTCAAAAGAATGGATTGTATAGCAGTCACTAGTGTTTAGGAACCTATAGCCTATAGTATAACAAAAGGTGGTACATATATCTTGGAGAGGAGGTGTTCAGCAACTCAAATGATCGCGCCAATGAAATAAGATGGCGTAAGATTAAATGGCCTTTAGTCCAGCCAGCCCCCGAAGCTTCTCGCAAAGTACAAAAGTAATCATGGTTTGTGGAGCCAATCTTGCAAATATTGCAAAGCCactgaaaaaaattcaaattcaagaaacaGATAATTATTGACTTAATTAGTAACTTAACCTGCAGGAACTAAATTACTAACAGCAGATCAGGGATGTTTCGACTTACCCTTTGTAAAGACCAGAAGGACCTTCAGTGCGGAGTACCTGGAATCATAAGGTTTCATGAAACATTACTTTAAGATCATCTGAGTATTGTATGAGTATGATCAAAAGCATCCCTAAAACTTCCCAAATGTTTTTCCTAACCCCTATTGCTTTAATATCCTTTATCCTGTGTCCCTCGAACACCTAATGATGGCTTTGCAGTAGCTCATTCTCAATGAAATATCTTATCATTCAGTTCTTCCCCTCTATAATAAGTTTTTTCGGTCTTTTGATGAAAAGATGGATGAAAAACGAAAATAATTTTACCCTGACTGCAAAGTTATAGACCTAGCCAAGAAGGCTTGACTATGTTAAAAAGTACGCTTtgttaaaagtaaaaaacaatgGAATAACTTGCTGAACAGAATTGTGGATAAATAACCGTAGGAAAGGGTGGAGTAAGAGGCTGCAAAGTAACAACCTGATATGCACAGTGCAATCCATTTCTGTACAGTCCGGCACAATTTGATTCTCTCTGCAACATAAGACGGGTTTTAACCATGTCCATTGGTGCTGTCATAACTGTGCTTACTGACCCTGCGATGGTACTTGAGCTTCACAATATGCAAAAGAAGAGTTAGCATATATTGGGACTGCAAATGGCAAAACGTAGAAGTAACAcataaataaaagatgaaacaTTCTCGGAACATCAGCTCAGATAGGTGAAGAAGAACATTGATCTCCACAAAATAAAGACAATTACTTTCTGGACGGTGTAAGAGCTAACAAAACATAGTAAGCTTTTAGTTTCAGTGCATTCAAACAACACTCCAAAGCTAAGAAAAGATTAACAGTGTTGTTCGTAGTGTAATTATCTGAGGATGCATGCTTGTGAAACATTTCGATTAACTTTTCAAGAATCAGTTAATACCTAAATGAAAGATGTGGGACATAAAAATTAACTAGATGCAGGCTAACTCCTGGATCTATATTTCATGCTAATTATATTTTCAGATGCATAACTTATAACCATCCTTTTAGTCAAACTACTCAGTACCCTTGCATCTAGAAAAGAAGGTGCATTACTTCAACTCAATCATACAGTCGCATGTTCTCTAAAATTAGTGAGCACATTGGACTATATTTACAGTGATGGGAAGCGTGCCTACATGAGATGAAGGTGAAATCCCTCCTCCAGGGGAGTATACTTTATTAGTGCCTGCTTAGATTCATCATATGTGGCCAACTGAGATGCAGTCAAAGTGCCAGCTCTAGCTAAAGCAGGTCCAACTCCCTTCCAAAGAGCTCTTACTCCTTCTTCTGAAGCAATTCTCCTCATTTCATGGATTGGTCCTAAGCTTGATCTTGTGTTCATTTGCATCCGTACCTGGAAACCAGCATAACAAATGAGGCTTGTTCAGGAGAAACCATAAAGCCTTCAGAAGAGAGTACCTTCAAGACTTCCACGGGATTGGTCAGTGCTGTGGCAACGGCCCCTGAGAATGCTCCAGATGCAATCTTCACCAAGATATTGGTGGACTCAAAAGCCAATTCACAGAGATATTTTGACGGTTCGTATAATCCTAAACGGAGACCACCATAAAGAACTgacctcatcaatgaaggtGCCAATCCCAGATACAAGGATTTCAGTCCTTCGCTTTCAACTACTTGAAGAGAAAGCCTCCCCTAACACCAATGCAATGGGAAAAATCACATAAGGTGCAGCTATTAACCAAGATATATCTTTCTAAGCTATAATAAAAAGGGATATAAAAGGTAAAAGCCTAAGCTTCCTGCCATACAATTCCGACCAAAGGCCCTCTCTGACCAACAAGTTGCATCTGCAATCTAACTTTCAAAACATCTGCACACAATAAGCACAATCATGCATCTTTATTTAGTACAAGACCGCCTTTCACTGAAAACTAACTACAATCAGGGTGGAGAGAGGAGGAATTAGGTTGTGCACCCATTCCTTCCATATCCTTGCAGTTTTTGCTCTTCCAATTAAAGTTATAAAGACTCAAGTACATGGAACAACATATGATAACGTAGGGCATTCATGTAGTTAGTTCACCAAAATTGAATGCTTGTCCCCTTTGCACATTCTTAAGAAGCGTAGTGATCATATAGAACTCTTTGTTTTTGAGAATAAGTAGTGATCATATAGAACTCATgaactttaaataattatatgagaaaaataaacaGTGATTGGGAACTCTCTTTCTCCTTCTTTAAAGGAGAGGTCATTACATTGAATGACAAACCACCCGAGTAAAATACAGGACTTTCAACTTAATACCCAAAATCTTTTTTGAACTTCTCTCTCACCCTCTTGGGTGGCACTACATTATGCAACTCCGAAGTCACATCATCAATAGATCGGTACTATTTGATTTTATCTGGTCTTGTCTAGTTGCAACAAAGGATTACTTTCTACAACTAAATTGGTCAAGCAAAATCAAAGTGATAGCTGATTCAAAGGAGTTGCTTGGACATAAATTGAGTATTTATAAGAAAAGTAGTATTTACAACAACAGCATACCTAGCGCCATCCTGCAAGTGGGGTATGCGGAGGGTAGGATGTAcgcaaaccttacccctacctttgaGGGATAGAGAGGTAGTTTCCCGTAAAACCTCAGCTCAAAACAAATGCAATAAAGCATGATAGAGAGGAAAAAGCCGGCAGCAAAATATCAAGATAAACATTTTTTGGTTATATGAGATAAAGA
Coding sequences within it:
- the LOC101263155 gene encoding uncharacterized protein, producing MAGESTPATGKTLPSGSMEVRERRKWGVSASEAVSHFGTSGMSVAAATAITHPLDVLKVRLQMQLVGQRGPLVGIGRLSLQVVESEGLKSLYLGLAPSLMRSVLYGGLRLGLYEPSKYLCELAFESTNILVKIASGAFSGAVATALTNPVEVLKVRMQMNTRSSLGPIHEMRRIASEEGVRALWKGVGPALARAGTLTASQLATYDESKQALIKYTPLEEGFHLHLISSTIAGSVSTVMTAPMDMVKTRLMLQRESNCAGLYRNGLHCAYQVLRTEGPSGLYKGGFAIFARLAPQTMITFVLCEKLRGLAGLKAI